The following are from one region of the Pantoea cypripedii genome:
- a CDS encoding helix-turn-helix domain-containing protein, with translation MAAIDRIIAERLRQLRKAYGWSLSEAERMTGVSKSMLGQIERGESSPTLATIEKISVGFKLTLKDFLNLP, from the coding sequence CCATTGACAGAATTATCGCTGAACGACTGCGGCAACTGAGAAAAGCATATGGCTGGAGTCTGAGTGAGGCGGAAAGAATGACTGGCGTCAGTAAATCGATGCTGGGACAGATTGAAAGAGGGGAATCCAGCCCGACGCTGGCAACTATCGAAAAAATTTCCGTTGGCTTTAAACTGACCTTAAAAGATTTTCTCAATCTGCCATAA